TGAATACGGTGGCAGGGTTTTTGATGTTGAGATAACAATCTCAAATCCAGGTGCTCTGCAGGAAGGCATGAAAGCAAGTGCCGAGATAAAGGCAGGAAATGATGTGTATCTTAGCACACAGGATGCAGCAATGGAGTATGTAAACAAAGAAAATGTCAAAGCAAAGGTTGATGGTGAGGTTGAAGAGATTTTTGCAAAAAACAACCAGTTTGTTGAAAAAGGTGCGCTGCTACTGAAGCTTTCAAACGATGACCTGTCAAAACAGCTCAAGAACTATCAGACACAGCTTAAAAACTTGCAACAGCAGCTGAAAGAGGCAGAGGACAATTTGGAAAACTACTACATCAAAGCTCCATTTGACGGAGTTGTGACGAATATCAACTTCAAAAAAGGTGATAACATAAAAGCAGGAGAAGTGCTTGCAACCATATTTGACGACAAAAATTTGGTATTCAAGGTTGACATAGATGAACTTGATATTGCTAAAATAAAAGTAGGGCAAAAAGTAAATATAACAGTTGATGCACTGACAGACACCCAGACAAACCCGCTGACAGGAAAAGTTGCTAAAATCCCGCTTGAAGGTACAACACAAAACGGTGTTACAACATATTCTGTTACAATCTCGATTGACAATCCAAAAGATCTCAAGATTGGCATGAATGCAAACGCAGAGATAATTGTAAACCAGAAACAGAATGTGTTGATGGTACCGCTTGAAGCTGTGCAGAAATTTGGTAACAGGTACTTTGTGTTTGTAAAATCATCTGAACAAAATGGCTCTCAAGAAGGAGAGACCGGTGGATTTTTCCCGCAGGGAGGCTTTGAAAGCAGTCAGCAAAGCCAGGGCTCACAAAGCTGGCGACAAAGATGGCAGCAGGAAGGTGGCAGCACACAGAATGCACAGCAGTGGTCAAACAGCCAAACAAGAGGTTCATGGTCACAAAACAGCCAAACTGCAGGCAGCTTTTCACAGCAGCGAGCAAGAAGAATGGCAAGCCTTCTTAACAACAGCTATTACAAGGGCGCAGTTTTACGACCTGTTGAGGTTGGAATCAACAATGATTCTTATATTGAAATTGTAAGTGGTCTTAGCGAAGGGGATATTGTTGTGCTGCCACCACTTTCAACAGGCTCAACAAGCACACAGACGCAAACTCAGCAAGGATTTAATATAATGGGCGGATTTGGCGCCCCGGGTGGTGGAATGCCGGGCGAGTTCAGACAATACAGGCAGTTCAGACAGAACCAGAGTTCAGGAGGCAGCGGTACAACAAACAGAAATTCAACCGGTAATCAGGGCAGTTCTACACAAAGATAAAAAAGAAGGTGAAAGCTTGCTATGATTGAACTTATAGACATATACAAAATTTACAAAATGGGCGATAGCGAAGTGTATGCTTTAAACGGTGTTAGCTTAAAAATCAACCCTCACGAGTTTGTTGCCATAGTGGGACCATCCGGTTCAGGAAAATCAACCCTGATGAACATAATAGGCTGTCTTGACACACCTACATCTGGCACATATATACTGGATGGTCATGAGGTTAGCAGGCTGAATGACAATCAGCTTGCCGAGATTCGAAACAGCAAGATAGGTTTTGTGTTTCAGAGTTTTAACTTAATTCCACAGCTCACAGCGCTTGAAAATGTTGAACTTCCTCTGATTTACAAAGGCATGCCTGCATCGGCAAGGCACAGGCTTGCAAAGGAAGCCTTGGCAAGGGTTGGCTTGGAGCAAAGAATGCATCACAGACCAAGGCAGCTGTCTGGCGGGCAGCAGCAGAGGGTTGCAATTGCAAGGGCGCTTGTCACAAACCCGGCAATAATTCTTGCAGATGAGCCAACAGGAAACCTGGATTCAAAGTCAGGTGCTGAAATAATACAAATATTCAAGGAACTTCATGTACAGGGCAGCACAATTGTTTTGATCACGCATGACAATAATATAGCCACTCAGGCAAAAAGGATTGTGAGAATTCAGGATGGTCAGATAATAGAAGACAGGGAGGTGAGCTGACAGGTGGCACAGTTTATTTTAGCTTTTAGAATGGCAATAAAAAGTATACTTTCAAATAAGCTGAGGTCCTTTTTGACAATGCTTGGTGTTATCATAGGTATCTGGGCGGTAATTGCAGTTGTTGGACTTGCGCAGGGGAGTACAAAAAGCATAACAGACAGGCTTCAGAGGCTTGGGACAAATCTAATACAGATAAACATAACAGGAAGAAACAGCAACAGAAATGTCACATTTGAGGAACTTCAGCAGTTTGCCGACCAGCATGCAGATGATATAGAAGCAATTGCACCGACTGTGTCAAGCTCTGTTACACTGAAGTATGGAACAACCACACATGACACCACTCTTATCGGGACAACTGCGGACTACAGCACAGTCAGAGATGTAAATGTCAGCAGTGGAAGGTTTATATTGCCTATTGATGTGGACTATCGTCAAAAAGTTGCGCTTGTTGGCACTTACATTGTGAAAGATTTGTTCAATGGTGAAAATCCAATAGGAAAAAAGTTAAAGATAAACGGGCAGATATTCACGGTTGTTGGTGTTTTGGAGGAGCGTGCAAATTCACAGGAGCAGTCAGACGACGACCAGGTGATAGTGCCGGTGACTGTTGCGCAAAGACTCACACGAAACGCGATCATCCGAAACTTTGCGATAAAAATCACAGACGGAAACAAAAGTGACACTGTTATGAACTACCTGAATAATTTTCTGTACAAAATCTACAACGACACAACTGCATACAGGGTATTTAACACAGCCCAGCTCCTTGACACCTTAAACAGCGTAACGCAAACACTTACACTCATGCTTGCAGGAATTGCCGCAATCTCACTAATTGTTGGTGGAATTGGAATCATGAATATCATGCTTGTATCTGTGACTGAGAGAACAAGAGAAATAGGAATCAGAAAAGCAATTGGCGCAAAGAGAAGAAATATTCTTGTTCAGTTTTTAATAGAGGCATCTGTTGTGACAGGGCTTGGAGGAATAATTGGGATTATTTTGGGGTATGTGACAATTAATTTGTTCTCAAAGCTAAATGTTGCAACGGCAATATTCTCTGTACCATGGGCAATTTTAGCATTTACCATTTCACTTGCGATTGGGATAGTCTTTGGGCTGTTCCCGGCTTCAAAGGCGTCCAGACTGAATCCAATTGAAGCTTTAAGATATGAATAAAACCTTGGAGGGATTTGAAAGATGAGAAAAAAGTTGATAACAGCTTTCGTGATGCTTTGTTTTGTGATTGTCAGCACCGGTGTTTTTTCTGCTTTTGCTGCATACAGGGACATTCCATCAAATGCAAGTTACAAGCAGGCTGTAGAAAAGCTAAATAAGCTTGGAATTCTTGTTTACAGGGACTATTTCAAGCCAGGTGCCAGTGTAACACGCGGTGAATTTGCAGCTGCAATTGTCAGGATTTCAAACGCAGAGGATGAAGCAAACCTGTTAAAAGGTTATTCGCAGTATCCCGACATAAAACCAAACACAGCCCTGTGTGGATTTGTCAACTGGGCTGTGAAGAAAAAATACATGACACCAATGGCAGACGGCAAATTTAATCCCAACGGCCCACTAACCTTTGCACAGGCGACAACTGCTATTGTTAGAATGCTCGGGTATTCTGACTCAGACCTCTCTGGCATCTGGCCACAAAGCTATATCGACAGGGCATCTGAACTTGGACTTATAAAAGGAATAAACCTTTCAGCTTCTCAAAAGGTTCCGCGCTGGGCTCTTGCCTTGATGCTATCAAGGCTTCTTGACACTGAGGTCAAAACTGGTGGGAGTCAAGCGCAGGGCAGCCAGTCAGCTTCAAGTTTAGTCACAGCATCAAACCAGAGTAGCAGTGGTATAAAATTTTCTGAGTATGTTGGGCTTTACAAATCGTATGTTGTGCTTGATACTGGAAAGACATCTTCAAAGCTTCTTTCGAATGAGGTTCTGACAGATAGCGGTGTGCTTGTGAACACAACAAAAGCCCAGCTGGAAGCTGGAAAAAGGTATATGCTTCAGGTTGATGGCAGCAAAATCACAAAGGTGTTTGGAGTTGAAACTGATTCTTTTCAGATTATCAGCACAAAGGTTGATGGAAAGACTGTATATTACAAAGAAAGTGGAAAGACAAAGTCAATAACTTTGCCATCTTCAGCAACATACTATTACAATGGCTCAAAACAAAGCTACGATGCAATAGAAAATGTTCTAAAACCAAACCAGAAGATAAGCTTTATATATTCTGAGGATAGAAGCAAAGTGGACTGTATTGTAATCAAAGACATATATTCACCAGAAGTTTATGGAAACTATGATGAGCTGCTGGTTCTGGCAACTTACAAAACATCATCGGCACTGGATCCAAATCAGGTTCAGACAGACAGGGGAATATACTTTGTTGCACCTTCTATAAAACCTGATAGCCTTGAAATAGGTACAAAGTATGGAGTGTATATAAAGAATGACACAATTACAGCAGTTTCTCAGAAAGTGTGGACATCTGATAAGTTTACCATCAAAAATATAGATAATTATACACTTAATGCTGTTCAAGATGACAAAACACAGAAGATTCAGCTAAGCAGTAAGCCTTTGTATTACTATCAGGGGACGAAGCAGAGCTATGAGAATCTGCCAAACATTTTAAAAGAAGGTCAGATACTCTATGTATCAAAAGACATAGACACAGGCAGGGTTATGGCATATGTTATTCAGGACCCATACGGCAGTGAGTACGGAAACTACATTGAGGCAATAGTTTTGCAAAATGCACTTTTAAATTCAAGCCTTGAGAACAACCAGGTGCTTACCGACAAGGGCATATACTACCTTCCATCTGAAGATACAAAGCTTGAGATAGGAGCAAAGTATGGGTTTTATGTTAAAGACGATAAAATAACGCTTGTTATAAAGAAGCTGAATGCTACTTTGCAGTATGAGGTAACAGATGTTATAAGCGATACCAACGTCAAGCTAAAGGGTGCTCAGGGGCAGGAGAATTTGATTTTGCCTCAAAAGCCAGCTTACTATTACAATGGAGCAAAGATGAACTATACAGAACTCAAAAATGTGCTAAAAGCAGGGCAGAAAATCTACTTTGGCTATGCAAAGGATGGCAGGACATGCGAATATGTTGTAATCCAGGATCCATATTCTTCTGAGTATGGCACATATGCAGAAGTGATAGTGATGGCTGATAGCATTTCGTCAAGCAAGCTTGCAACAGGTGAGGTTCTGACAGACAGGGGCATATATGTTGTGGGAAGATCTGCAGGAAAGCTTTCTGTTGGAGCAAAGTATGGTGTGTATATCAAAAATGATACAATCACAAAGGTTGTGAAAAAGCTCAATAATAGCGAACAGGCAGAGATCACAGCGGTTGTGAGCGATACAAATGTGAAGCTCAAAAAAGGCAGCACTGAGAACACCATGTTCCTTCCACAAAAACCCACGTATTACTATAATGGAAACAAAGTAAGTTATGACCAGCTAAAGAGCATTCTCAAGATGGGGCAGAAGATATATTTTGGTTACAACCAGTCAGGAAGTTCTTATGAGTACGCAATCATCCAGGACCCATACTATGATGAATACGGAACATACATGGAAGTTATTGTGATGGGCACAAGCAAGGTAACAAAAGGTCTTGCAGAGGATGAAGTTCTGACAGACAGGGGTATTTTGAGCTTGCCATCGAGTCAGAACACAAGCTTGGAGCTTGGCGCAAAGTATGGGCTTTATGTTGACTCAAGTAACAATATAACATATGTGTACAAAAAGTTTAACTCAACCGATGGCATGACAGTTGTATACGCACTTGGGAGCAAAGTAACAGTTGATAAGGGCGGAACACAGGTTGATATGAACCTGCCACAGAACATAACCTACTATTACAATGGTGCAAAGATAGATTATCAAACGGCGCTGCAAAAGATTGTAAGGAACACATCGCTTGTGTTTGGGATGTCAGCACAGAAGCAGGGCAAATATGACTACTGTGTTATATTTGACCCGGTATACAGCAAACCATATCTTGCAGATGAGCAAACCTACCTGACTTTGAAAGCAGGTGATCTGGATATAAGTGGTAGCAGTAAAGTTATAAAAGATGGGGATGTTGTTGATTACAGCTACATCCAGAAAAATGATGTTGTATATGCTGTGACAGACATCTGGGGTGGCAACAAGTTCATACTTGTTGTAGATAATAAGGTTGAAGGTTATATCAAAAGCTACCAGCCAACAAGACTAACGCCAAGATTTATTGTTGCAACTGTATTTGACCCGACATCAGGAAAGCTTGTGGACAGGACGTATGAGGTGAGCGAGGATTTTGACCCGTCTGTGCTTCTGGCAGACACATTCAAAGTTGGTCAGAGAGTGTATCTCATCCTGGGGTATGATGGCAGGGTGGTAAATATGGTAAAACCGTAAAAAGTGACTTTTAACTGGCTCAATAACTAAAAGGGACTTGCCACAATTTTCTGGCACAGTCCCTTGTTTTTTTGGCTCTTTGTCAAGTAGTGGGGTGGTTATTCTGAATGCCCACCTTTTTAGCTTTTTCAAGCATGCATTAAATGTTATTAGTGTATATTATAGGTAATAAAATCTAAAAAACTAATACCACTCTCGCCCACTCATATAGTGGGTTTTTAAATATTCAGCTTTTTCAATTTATCTACCACAACTGTACAAAATCTTCTTCCTGAATCTTTCAAAATTCCTGTATCCAAATCCATCCTCTTAGGTAACCTTTATTTTGTTATTAAAACCATCAGTCGTACTATTTGTATGCCGAACAAAAAAATGCATTTTACTGTTTCCAAAAAACCAGCTTCTAAAAACTCTTACACATCTCATAAATTCAGAAAGTCCACTTCGCTTCTTCTACTCTCTATCCACTTTTTTAATACAAGTCTTGCTTCTTCTGAATTTACTTCTCTTTAACACTTTCTTAAATGCTTCTTTGAGCTGATGGGCTTTTCTCAAATCTTGGCTGCAGCAAAACATTACCTCTAATTCTTCTCTTAACACAGTTTCAAGTTCTTCGTAAGCCTTCGATAATAATTTCCTGCTCCTTTCAAAAGACTATACAAAATTACTTTCTAATTCTTCTTGTATCCTTTTTCTCACATTTTCTAAAGCCAAATAAACATATCGGATTGATATCTGTATACGGTTATTTTTAAATTTTTT
The Caldicellulosiruptor morganii DNA segment above includes these coding regions:
- a CDS encoding S-layer homology domain-containing protein gives rise to the protein MRKKLITAFVMLCFVIVSTGVFSAFAAYRDIPSNASYKQAVEKLNKLGILVYRDYFKPGASVTRGEFAAAIVRISNAEDEANLLKGYSQYPDIKPNTALCGFVNWAVKKKYMTPMADGKFNPNGPLTFAQATTAIVRMLGYSDSDLSGIWPQSYIDRASELGLIKGINLSASQKVPRWALALMLSRLLDTEVKTGGSQAQGSQSASSLVTASNQSSSGIKFSEYVGLYKSYVVLDTGKTSSKLLSNEVLTDSGVLVNTTKAQLEAGKRYMLQVDGSKITKVFGVETDSFQIISTKVDGKTVYYKESGKTKSITLPSSATYYYNGSKQSYDAIENVLKPNQKISFIYSEDRSKVDCIVIKDIYSPEVYGNYDELLVLATYKTSSALDPNQVQTDRGIYFVAPSIKPDSLEIGTKYGVYIKNDTITAVSQKVWTSDKFTIKNIDNYTLNAVQDDKTQKIQLSSKPLYYYQGTKQSYENLPNILKEGQILYVSKDIDTGRVMAYVIQDPYGSEYGNYIEAIVLQNALLNSSLENNQVLTDKGIYYLPSEDTKLEIGAKYGFYVKDDKITLVIKKLNATLQYEVTDVISDTNVKLKGAQGQENLILPQKPAYYYNGAKMNYTELKNVLKAGQKIYFGYAKDGRTCEYVVIQDPYSSEYGTYAEVIVMADSISSSKLATGEVLTDRGIYVVGRSAGKLSVGAKYGVYIKNDTITKVVKKLNNSEQAEITAVVSDTNVKLKKGSTENTMFLPQKPTYYYNGNKVSYDQLKSILKMGQKIYFGYNQSGSSYEYAIIQDPYYDEYGTYMEVIVMGTSKVTKGLAEDEVLTDRGILSLPSSQNTSLELGAKYGLYVDSSNNITYVYKKFNSTDGMTVVYALGSKVTVDKGGTQVDMNLPQNITYYYNGAKIDYQTALQKIVRNTSLVFGMSAQKQGKYDYCVIFDPVYSKPYLADEQTYLTLKAGDLDISGSSKVIKDGDVVDYSYIQKNDVVYAVTDIWGGNKFILVVDNKVEGYIKSYQPTRLTPRFIVATVFDPTSGKLVDRTYEVSEDFDPSVLLADTFKVGQRVYLILGYDGRVVNMVKP
- a CDS encoding HlyD family efflux transporter periplasmic adaptor subunit; the protein is MAEKVKPLKTSKLKFSLKSKALKKVVISIAIVAILAGAGFGVYRFVQVRKNQNQTIQQRTARVTRGDITVSVTGSGPIESAQSVDLTSTVSSNITKVNFNDGDRVKKGDVIFELENQDAKDKIDSIKSQIDDVQSSILDVEDSIKNLNVTAPISGYVKNLNLSEGDRVAKGSNLLTIIDTSKLKVTLPFSAALFGKVKIGTPAVVYIPDISQSVQGTVSYLGNITYTNEYGGRVFDVEITISNPGALQEGMKASAEIKAGNDVYLSTQDAAMEYVNKENVKAKVDGEVEEIFAKNNQFVEKGALLLKLSNDDLSKQLKNYQTQLKNLQQQLKEAEDNLENYYIKAPFDGVVTNINFKKGDNIKAGEVLATIFDDKNLVFKVDIDELDIAKIKVGQKVNITVDALTDTQTNPLTGKVAKIPLEGTTQNGVTTYSVTISIDNPKDLKIGMNANAEIIVNQKQNVLMVPLEAVQKFGNRYFVFVKSSEQNGSQEGETGGFFPQGGFESSQQSQGSQSWRQRWQQEGGSTQNAQQWSNSQTRGSWSQNSQTAGSFSQQRARRMASLLNNSYYKGAVLRPVEVGINNDSYIEIVSGLSEGDIVVLPPLSTGSTSTQTQTQQGFNIMGGFGAPGGGMPGEFRQYRQFRQNQSSGGSGTTNRNSTGNQGSSTQR
- a CDS encoding ABC transporter permease, producing MAQFILAFRMAIKSILSNKLRSFLTMLGVIIGIWAVIAVVGLAQGSTKSITDRLQRLGTNLIQINITGRNSNRNVTFEELQQFADQHADDIEAIAPTVSSSVTLKYGTTTHDTTLIGTTADYSTVRDVNVSSGRFILPIDVDYRQKVALVGTYIVKDLFNGENPIGKKLKINGQIFTVVGVLEERANSQEQSDDDQVIVPVTVAQRLTRNAIIRNFAIKITDGNKSDTVMNYLNNFLYKIYNDTTAYRVFNTAQLLDTLNSVTQTLTLMLAGIAAISLIVGGIGIMNIMLVSVTERTREIGIRKAIGAKRRNILVQFLIEASVVTGLGGIIGIILGYVTINLFSKLNVATAIFSVPWAILAFTISLAIGIVFGLFPASKASRLNPIEALRYE
- a CDS encoding ABC transporter ATP-binding protein: MIELIDIYKIYKMGDSEVYALNGVSLKINPHEFVAIVGPSGSGKSTLMNIIGCLDTPTSGTYILDGHEVSRLNDNQLAEIRNSKIGFVFQSFNLIPQLTALENVELPLIYKGMPASARHRLAKEALARVGLEQRMHHRPRQLSGGQQQRVAIARALVTNPAIILADEPTGNLDSKSGAEIIQIFKELHVQGSTIVLITHDNNIATQAKRIVRIQDGQIIEDREVS